TTGGAACCCGCCAACACCGGCAATTAGAAGCAGAGCGAGAGGACGCATTGAGCTCGCTGTGCAAAAGGTACAGCGTAGATATTCGCCATGCAACGCAGGTTCGCGATTTATCCCAACAATTATTTAAATCGCTGAAGGGAATTCATGGATTGCCAAGCGATTATGCGGAATGGATCGCGGCAGCGGCGATGCTTCACGAGTTGGGCTCCTACGTGAATCGCAATGGAAGGCATCGCCATACTTATTACCTGATTGCCAATTCGGAACTCTTCGGCTTTTCCCCGGAGCAGCGCCACATTGTGGCTTCGATCGCACGTTATATGGGGAAATCTAGACCCAGCGAACGCGATCGCGAAGTGCGCAATTTGCGTCCATCCGCCCGTGAGTTCCTCGATCGTGCCGTCGTGCTGCTGAGAATCGCGCGTGCACTAAATCAAGGACGCCGCGGCATAGTGCAGAAGCTTCGTGCCAAAGAGGCAGGAGCGGAGGTAATGCTCGAATTGCGCGGAAAACCGGGGATGGATCTTGAGGTGTGGACCGCGGAAAAGGAACGCAGTTACTTTCGCGACGTGTTTGGACGCGACTTGCTCGTAAGAGCCGCCTGAAGCTGTTTCTTTTTCTTCTTCTTGTCTTTCTTGCCCTTCGCGGGAATTTCTTCCACATTGCCGCTCCCATTCGGGGAGATGGCGATATGTCCTGTCGAACCTTCGCTCACGCTCGCATCCGCGCTTGCCTTGGCGAGCCGCGGGGTGAGTAACCACTGCAGAACGAACTTCTTCTGCTCGGACTCGATTTTCGCGACCGCGCCTTTCTTCAGATCGACATACGCGCGATCTCCGTTCGCGACGACCATTCTGCCAAGAAACTCGCTGAAATTCGGATTATGCCCGACTACCATCAGAGCTTCGAGCTTGGAGTATTTGCGCAGCATGTCGCGGAAGTGGTCATACTTGGCCTCCGGCCGGAGCGCATTCTCGATGGTCAACTTTCCTTCGTGTCCGATCTCATTAGCGATCAACGATGCCGTCTGGGTAGCGCGTTTTAGCGGGCTGGAAATGACGGCGTCCACGGTAACTTCCATTGCCGATAAGATGCGTCCCGTCTGCGTGCATTGGTGGATGCCTTCGGCATCCAAGGGACGCTTTTCATCCTTCTTGGGACTGATTTTTTTTTGGCCTGCACTGGCGTGACGGACGAAGTAGACGATCATAACTGCTCAACTCTGGGACGATAACGAGAACGGTGTGGGCGGGCTGCCGGCGGGGGGATTGCTGCCAACGACTCTTTGCCCTGTGCTAATCCTATCAGGAATTCCTGCGCATTGAAGACCACAGGCGCTCGGCCGCGGCCATTCACACGGGCTCCGATGCGGGCGTAATCACCGTTTGCATCGAGGAGGCGCGCCTTCGCCGTGTCAGCAAGATAGGATTCCAAAATCTCCTGGCGAACTCTCTGCCGCAATAAGGGATCGAGCACTGGAAATACGACCTCAACGCGCTCATACAGATTCCGAGGCATCCAATCTGCGCTGCCAACATAAAGCTCCTCATCGCCGGCATTCGCAAAAGAGTAGATCCGGCTGTGCTCCAGCAGTCGCCCTACAATACTTCGCACACGAATTCGATCGCTGACTCCGCGCACTCCCGGACGCAGAGCGCACATCCCGCGAACAATCAAATCGATTTCTACTCCGGCTTGCGATGCGCGATAGAGTTCCTGAATAATGGATTTGTCGAGCAGCGCATTCATCTTCGCAACGATGCGTGCCGGACGTTTAGCCTTCGCGTGATCGGCTTCTCGCCGAATCAGGGCAATCGTGCGCTCGGCGCAGTCTACAGGGGATACCAGCAGCGGATCATAGTGTGGATGGTCGGCATATGCTGTCAGGAAATTAAAAACCTCCTGCACCGCTTCCGTGATTTCTTCATTAGCGGTGAAAAGACTGAGGTCGGTGTAAAAGCGTGAAGTCACCGCGTTGTAATTTCCCGTCCCCAAGTGCGCATATCGACGGGTAACGTCGTCAGGATCGCGCCGTACCAGCAAAGTGAGTTTGCAGTGTGTCTTTAGTCCTACCAGACCGTGGAACACCTGCACGCCGGCATCCTCAAGACTTCGCGCCCAGCGGATGTTGGAAGCCTCATCGAAGCGGGCCTTCAATTCCACTACCACAGTGACTTCTTTGCTGGCCGCGGCCTCGCTCATCGCCTGCACAATCGGAGACTCTTCGCCCGTGCGGTACAAAGTTTGCCGCATCGAGATCACATTGGGATCTTTCGCCCCGGTCTCGATGAATCCGACAACAGCATTGAATGAATCGAACGGATGGTGCAGCAGAATATCGTGCTTGCGGATCTCCTCGAAGATGTCCCGCGACTTTCCCGTCAGGTGCAGTTCGCGCGCCACGAAAGGCTTGAACTTGAGATCGGAGCGCTGTGTCTGCTCATAAATGCTGGAAACTCGCGATAAGTTCACCGGACCATTTGTCCGGAACACCTGCCATTCATCCAGTCCAAAGTTCCCACGCAAACGCTCAATAATCTCCGGCGCTGCCGCGGCTTCAATCTCCAGCCTTACCGCATCGCCCTTGCGCCGGTTGTGGAGTTCCGTGCGCACCGATTCCAGCAGATTGCGCGACTCTTCTTCCTGCAAATAAAGGTTGCTATTACGCGTCACTCGGAAGGCCGCGGCCGAAACAATCTCGTATCCGCGATACATCTTGGCCGCATGAGAGGCGACGAGATCAGCGAGAAAGACATGGTCATGTGTGCCTTCGCTGGAGGGGACGCGCAGAATGCGGGGAAGGGAACGCGGTACCGTGATCACGCCCATATAGACCGCCGACGATCGCCGTCGCCGCCGCAGCAGAAATGCAAGGCACAACGCTTTATTGACCACGCGAGGAAACGGATGCGCAGGATCGATCGTGATCGGAGTCAGCAGCGGATCTACTTCACGCTCGCAGTAGTCATTCAGAAAATCCGCAGCATTAGTATCCAGCTCATTCAGCTCGAGAATGCGGATGCCATTTTCGGCCAGCGCGGGACGCAGGCGGTCATTCCATGCCGCGTATTGCGCGGCCACAAACTCGTTGGTCCGCTTGATTACGAGTTCCAGCTCCTGCTCCGGAGGGAGGCCATCCGGACCTGGCGTCGTGTAGCCATCCTCAATGCGTTGTAGCAGACCAGACAGACGAACCTCGAAGAACTCGTCCAGGTTCGAAGCTGTAATGCTGAGAAACTTGACTCGCTCCAGAAGCGGATTCGTTTCGTCTTCCGCTTCTTCAAGAACACGCTGATTGAACCTGAGCCACGAGAGCTCACGGTTCAGGAAATACTCAGGTCTGTCAGTCGAAAGAGGCGGCATCTTCAGCCCGGAAGGGGAGTAGCTTGGCTTTTCCAGGGGATCTCGTTCATTAGAAGTTTACCGCACGCAAGCAGCAATGGAAATTCGCAGCGTCGCGAGCTCCTACCCACGAACCTCTTTCAGTGCAGAAGAAAGCAATCAGCGGAAACAAAGTAAGAGAGCTAGCCGGCACTGGGCTAATTGTAATTAGCCCAGTGCCAGTTAGCCTGACTTGCTGAGAGTGACGACCTCATTTAGGATGTTGGAAACAGCGCTTCATGCGCTGTCCATCTGGTGTGCGAATCTCGCCGGAACCGCGTGTCCTCTCTGAGTCACTGAATCGGCGCACATTCCAGTCCCTTGGGTCCTCATCGTAAGATGGGCGCGTAGCTCAACTGGCAGAGCAACTGACTCTTAATCAGTAGGTTGAAGGTTCGATTCCTTCCGCGCTCACCAAATCCTTCCTTTTCAGGTGCTTGCACCAGCCTCGATTCTTAAACTTTTGGTTGAACGTTCGGGCGAGTGGTCCCGTTGTGGGTCGTTGATAACAAACGCTCAGCTTCGCCGCTCTACGCAGCTAGGGAACAACCTTTTGAGCATGAAGACGCGAACATGAAGCTTCATTTGCTAATCGGGCACGCGAAATGAAATCAATGGCGTAGCCGCCGGGTAGCAGCACAAAACTGGGGATTGGAACAAATGGAAATTTTTGTTCGTTCCATTTGTTCCAGTGAGTGTATCCGCATCCTTATTAAAGGAGCGGCTTGCCGCGATTGGACTCGAATCAGTTGATCACCTGTGGCACGATTAATTGCCGCGGCGTTCCTCTTCGAGCTTCTGAATGCCGGCGGCAAACCAAACGCCTCCAGCGTTGCGGATGAGAAGTACCGGAGTTTCGCAAACACTCGGGGGAGCCGGCGACAAGAAGTCGTCGATTCTGAAGTCTCCATCAGCTTCGAGGGCAACTCCGGCAAGTGTTGAGTTGTGAGCAGTGGCCGTGGCAGCGGGTCCACAGAACAATGTCGCATGAACGCTCTGCCCGGCATTGGTTCCGATGCCGTTCCCAGCTGCCAGGAGCAAGCCGCGTCCTTCGATCTTGATATGGCCGTCAGCGTTTACGTCAGCTTCAAGCGCAGCAATTCGCCAGGGACCGCCCGGAGATACTCCCCTTACGATGTTGAGGTTGATCGCGCCATTGGCGGCGACACCTGTAACGGGAACCACGCCGATACCACCCTTGAACTTGAGCGCGGTTTCATCTTGCGCCATTGCGATGCAGGTGGTCGTCAGGATAGTGATTGCAAGCAACAGTGCGCTGATCACATTTCGAGCCGGTCTGCTCTCGGAAAAGTTTCCACTTCTGATCTCTTTCATACTTTCTCCTTGCGTTATTGTTGAAAGCTGCTGACGCAACCGCTCCTCCGACAATCAATAACACTCTTCACCGCACAACGCGCATTCATCGATACATCAGGAATGATTGTGTTTCGCAGCTCTTCACATGACCCACAGTATCCAGCGTCAGTTGTCGAGTCATGAGGCAGCGGTCATGTTCGCGTGGTGTTTCGGTGGCGGCGCTACTCCAGGGGAGCTCGGCACTACCTGGATTCGTATAAAAAAAACAGACGCGCACGCGAGAAGCACGATGTTCCGTAACTCCGCGTGCGCGTCCTAACGGCGGCAGGATGGGATGAAAAATTATTCGACGCCGCCGCGGAAGAACCAGTAGTCGGCGCTGTATGGCACCAGCGCTTGTTTACGCACATCGCTGGCGACCGAGCATCCCGTAGCGGGAGCCGAGCCGCCCTTCGTGTTTAACCGCTGAATGAAGCTGGTTTGAGTCAGAAATTTACCGCCAGTCGGCCCTTCATCTGCGCCAATGACTTGCAGTAACAGGCAAGCGATAGAGCCGGTATTAGGGCAGCTCGGTATGTCGGCTGAAGGTTGGATCGCGTGCTGTGTCTGTGCCCACACTTTGCTGGTGTCGAACGAACTCTGCCATGTTGCATTGCCGAAGGCCACAGGGCTCGGCGCAAACTTGTTTGGTTTCGTATTGGGACTGAGGAAGTGCGTGATGATTTGGACCTGTTGCCCAAAGAAGGTGGTGAAAAGCGTGGCTTCAGGCCGAGCTTGGTTTACCGTCCATGAGGCATCAGAACTGCCTTCGCTCGTCGGCAGGCAAACGTATCCCTGAGTTCCCAGTGCGTGTCCCACCAGAAATGCAGTGGCTCCAACTGGTGGCGTGATGAGGGTGGGGGTAGGTGGTGACGCAATGTTCTGTGCCGTCGCTTGATTAACTGCGCCGAAGGCACATGCGAACACGAGAGCGGCCAGCAATAGGCTCCGAACTCGCGCGAGTTGTTTCTTTGGTTGAACGACATCAAATTTCATTTATTTTTTCTCCTGTTTCTTGTTTCGTTGTTGTGGGTTAAGAAAGACTGTCGCGTCCCAGAATGAAGATCAGGCTGAAACGTGTTCGCCCGAACACTCCAGCACAGCTTCAATTGCGCTGCGAATGTGCCGATATCCTTTCGGCAACTTGGGTTCCTGGTTCGTGGACTGCCTTTCAGGGCGACTGACCTTCAACTCCTGGTTATCGCGGCGAGTGCTCCGGTTCCGTCCCGCCGCGCAGGTTGCAAACAACCTTCCGGTTCCACTGTCGGCACGTCGTGAGTTTGCAACCTTGTTATTGTCCGTCATGATTTTCCCAATCTGGTTCCGCACCTGATCTGCCGCGCAAAGAAGCGACTGCTATGCCGGAGCGCCCGTCTTGCAGGTCGTATTCAAAAGCGAGCAGGAGGCTGTCGCTGAGGGCAAATCGTCCGACGCTGACGCTAGTTACGGTCGAGCCAAACAGCGGATCTCCGGTCTGGAGTATGGCGACCGGAGAGGCGCCGCCGGTCAGTTCCACGAACATGCCACGCGTGCCACTTGCTTCATCAGCAGAGAACGCCACTGCTCCGCGGTTGTTGATCGAAGGATGTTCAGAGTTCGTGAACAATGAACTGTTCGGATCCGTTCTCAGGCTTAAGGCGCGGCTATTTCCGGTGAAGACAGCCAGGTTGCCGTTGCTAAGAAATGCGACATCAGTCACAATGCCGCGAGCATTGATGACCGGATCTTCAAACGAAACGCCAGGGTCGGAAAATGCCGGGCTGCTCGGGTCAGCAACAACAGTGATGATTGGCGCAGCAGTGTCA
This Acidobacteriota bacterium DNA region includes the following protein-coding sequences:
- the sixA gene encoding phosphohistidine phosphatase SixA produces the protein MIVYFVRHASAGQKKISPKKDEKRPLDAEGIHQCTQTGRILSAMEVTVDAVISSPLKRATQTASLIANEIGHEGKLTIENALRPEAKYDHFRDMLRKYSKLEALMVVGHNPNFSEFLGRMVVANGDRAYVDLKKGAVAKIESEQKKFVLQWLLTPRLAKASADASVSEGSTGHIAISPNGSGNVEEIPAKGKKDKKKKKKQLQAALTSKSRPNTSRK
- the ppk1 gene encoding polyphosphate kinase 1, whose product is MPPLSTDRPEYFLNRELSWLRFNQRVLEEAEDETNPLLERVKFLSITASNLDEFFEVRLSGLLQRIEDGYTTPGPDGLPPEQELELVIKRTNEFVAAQYAAWNDRLRPALAENGIRILELNELDTNAADFLNDYCEREVDPLLTPITIDPAHPFPRVVNKALCLAFLLRRRRRSSAVYMGVITVPRSLPRILRVPSSEGTHDHVFLADLVASHAAKMYRGYEIVSAAAFRVTRNSNLYLQEEESRNLLESVRTELHNRRKGDAVRLEIEAAAAPEIIERLRGNFGLDEWQVFRTNGPVNLSRVSSIYEQTQRSDLKFKPFVARELHLTGKSRDIFEEIRKHDILLHHPFDSFNAVVGFIETGAKDPNVISMRQTLYRTGEESPIVQAMSEAAASKEVTVVVELKARFDEASNIRWARSLEDAGVQVFHGLVGLKTHCKLTLLVRRDPDDVTRRYAHLGTGNYNAVTSRFYTDLSLFTANEEITEAVQEVFNFLTAYADHPHYDPLLVSPVDCAERTIALIRREADHAKAKRPARIVAKMNALLDKSIIQELYRASQAGVEIDLIVRGMCALRPGVRGVSDRIRVRSIVGRLLEHSRIYSFANAGDEELYVGSADWMPRNLYERVEVVFPVLDPLLRQRVRQEILESYLADTAKARLLDANGDYARIGARVNGRGRAPVVFNAQEFLIGLAQGKESLAAIPPPAARPHRSRYRPRVEQL